A portion of the Magnolia sinica isolate HGM2019 chromosome 17, MsV1, whole genome shotgun sequence genome contains these proteins:
- the LOC131230462 gene encoding uncharacterized protein LOC131230462 — MEYRSPKLKEGETSVCLQITEQVHLPTKFSEPTREIPDKMEKTDSIRQADQAPEKKLTLFALRLAILEKAASGLGTLGFIWATVVLLGSFAITLDKKDFWFITIILLIEGTRIFSRSHELEWQHQATWSPTDAGKFSFRALKYSSNFLIRTLKTLFPPFSITQPETNNSQEVTDNTNINISRNQDYQNPATRTWVTQEVPLLPYAVWVFQTKNISKFLYWLQLLSASACMSLSLTRLIQQDYGDVSKGNPDKKNRKSALNIFYALALAEALLFLMEKAYWEWRVSYGKLLHEVNDECEFGNSGLVSIKRFFYDAYSRCVNGSIFDGLKMDLVSFAEELLESNSNDEQLTGVRILRKFATSKQYSHSTLRKIGTSVPVIERLVEMLTWKNTTEEEIRKSAAEILSKLAGKKQNSLRVAGIPGAMESISSLLHTSQSSGSAADEIRQKSIVADHENYELSVFNLLGLLILKKLAHDHDNCGKIGNTRGLLSKIIDFTHADERLLRDNSIAESQITLLKRSLQLVKMLASTSGTTGETLRHRISENVFTISNIREILQYGENYKVLQKLGIEILTSLAVDADAKERIGSTGGILKELLYIFFIQGLPENQDVVRVAGGEALAVLALESERNCKRILRLEAVEKLVRALNNPLLRVNSARILRNLCAYIGDDCYFQLKGVATATPTVLKATMSEEKKLQEIAVGLAAQIFRFMDAHELGIAFDQSGIDETKLATELVLILQKHQYPSTKVPRIRRFVIELAICMMKAKEKNIQIFKDLEMEKELKNVAGTTSELECFVVFSGSVGLSRHRTTVYSLVDTALQLLTYGQDQ; from the exons ATGGAATACAGGAGTCCCAAATTGAAAGAAGGTGAAACGAGCGTTTGTCTGCAGATCACCGAACAGGTGCATCTGCCCACAAAGTTCAGCGAACCCACGAGAGAAATCCCTGATAAAATGGAAAAGACTGACAGCATAAGACAAGCCGATCAGGCACCAGAAAAGAAGCTCACCCTTTTCGCTCTTCGGCTAGCAATTCTTGAAAAAGCAGCAAGTGGCCTTGGAACACTGGGATTCATCTGGGCCACAGTCGTTCTTCTGGGAAGTTTCGCCATTACCTTGGATAAAAAGGATTTCTGGTTCATCACCATTATTCTCCTCATCGAGGGAACACGAATTTTCAGCCGAAGTCATGAACTCGAATGGCAACATCAGGCGACATGGTCGCCCACAGATGCAGGGAAGTTCAGCTTCCGAGCATTGAAATACAGCTCCAACTTCCTGATTCGGACTCTGAAAACTTTATTTCCGCCATTTTCAATCACCCAACCAGAAACGAACAACAGCCAAGAAGTAACAGACAACACCAACATCAATATATCAAGAAATCAAGATTACCAGAATCCGGCAACACGAACATGGGTGACACAGGAAGTCCCTTTACTTCCATATGCAGTATGGGTTTTCCAAACGAAGAACATAAGTAAGTTTCTCTACTGGCTTCAGCTGTTATCGGCCTCTGCCTGCATGTCACTCTCACTTACAAGGCTTATCCAGCAGGACTATGGGGACGTAAGCAAAGGCAATCCTGACAAGAAGAATCGCAAGtcggctttgaatattttctatgCTTTGGCCCTTGCCGAAGCTCTGTTGTTCTTGATGGAGAAAGCCTACTGGGAATGGAGGGTAAGCTATGGTAAATTGCTGCATGAGGTGAACGATGAATGTGAGTTTGGCAATTCAGGCTTAGTTTCAATCAAGCGGTTCTTCTATGATGCCTACTCAAGATGTGTTAATGGGAGCATCTTTGATGGATTGAAAATGGACCTGGTTTCTTTTGCGGAGGAGCTGTTGGAATCAAATTCCAATGACGAGCAGCTCACTGGAGTTAGGATCCTTCGCAAGTTTGCAACCAGCAAGCAGTACTCTCACAGCACACTTCGGAAGATTGGGACGTCAGTACCTGTGATAGAAAGATTGGTTGAGATGTTAACCTGGAAGAACACAACAGAAGAAGAGATCAGAAAATCTGCTGCTGAAATCCTATCAAAGCTAGCAGGAAAGAAGCAGAATTCTCTTcgggttgctggaattccagGTGCGATGGAATCGATATCATCATTGCTGCACACCAGCCAGAGCTCTGGCAGTGCAGCTGATGAAATCCGCCAGAAAAGCATTGTTGCAGACCATGAAAATTATGAGCTTTCAGTTTTCAATCTCTTGGGGCTTCTGATTCTTAAGAAATTAGCGCACGATCATGATAACTGTGGAAAGATTGGGAATACAAGAGGTCTCCTGTCAAAAATTATCGATTTTACACACGCTGATGAAAGGTTGTTGAGAGACAATTCCATAGCAGAATCCCAGATTACACTGCTCAAACGATCCCTACAACTGGTGAAGATGCTCGCAAGCACGTCAGGTACCACAGGAGAAACCCTCCGGCATCGAATTTCGGAGAATGTTTTCACAATCAGCAACATCAGAGAGATTTTACAGTATGGGGAGAATTACAAAGTGCTGCAGAAACTGGGGATCGAGATTCTAACCAGTTTGGCAGTGGATGCGGATGCAAAAGAGAGGATTGGAAGCACCGGCGGAATTCTCAAGGAACTGTTATACATTTTCTTCATCCAGGGATTACCAGAAAATCAGGATGTGGTGAGAGTCGCGGGTGGAGAAGCTCTAGCAGTGCTGGCATTGGAGAGTGAGAGGAATTGCAAACGGATTCTCAGATTAGAGGCAGTGGAGAAGCTTGTTAGGGCACTGAACAATCCGTTGCTGCGTGTGAATTCGGCAAGAATTTTACGGAACTTGTGTGCTTATATCGGAGATGATTGCTACTTCCAGTTGAAGGGAGTTGCTACTGCTACACCAACT GTCCTGAAGGCAACAATGTCTGAAGAAAAGAAATTACAGGAGATAGCAGTTGGGCTTGCTGCACAGATATTCAGATTCATGGATGCTCATGAATTAGGCATCGCATTTGATCAAAGTGGCATAGATGAAACTAAGTTAGCAACAGAACTGGTATTAATACTTCAAAAACACCAGTACCCATCAACCAAAGTCCCAAGAATTAGGAGGTTTGTGATCGAGCTGGCGATTTGTATGATGAAAGCCAAAGAAAAAAATATCCAGATTTTCAAGGATCTTGAGATGGAGAAGGAGCTCAAGAATGTTGCCGGGACTACATCAGAACTCGAATGCTTTGTAGTTTTTTCCGGGAGTGTTGGGCTAAGTCGGCATAGAACAACCGTCTACTCACTTGTGGACACAGCACTACAATTGCTAACTTATGGCCAGGATCAATAA